aaatatttaattattacattTGACCCCAAGGTTTAAACTAAAATGaaatcattgaagtttcatCCAAAGTATCcttaacaatttcattttaatccaaGCTTTAgggccaagagccttgtaactcaatAACATAGTATATTCTTCTTTATTAGCCTATTAGGAAAATCATGTTCAAAtctctttaattattgttgtaactattgaatatataaaaaatccaaactttAAAGGGTCAAAATGTAGCAATTGAGAAAACTTGTGAGACTAAATTGTGACTAGGAAATCTTTTATCCACAACTACGAAATCTATTAATTTGGACAAAaccttaacatttttttattctaattcaAACATTAAGGggtcaaatataaaaatttaaagtttgtGGATTGATTAacttgtgataaaaataaactacagaggagtaaattttaattttaggagGACATCTTATTGCATGGTGCTTAGAGATATGATTTTGattataaatgttaaattttattttaaattgctttaaaatttttggtagtgtaatttttgttgaagtagaattttaaatttcttcaaTGTAGTTATTGATTTTAGGATAGAATAaaagaagtgaagaaaaaaaaagtaactgatTTGGAGCAAGTTACCTTTAAGagcttgagagttgagagaaCAAAATCCGATAGaatgccccaaaaaaaaaaaagttaatatcaACATAACaaaacatagaattttttttttttttttgaaagaaaaaaaaaagaaatagaacatAAATTATGCCCGTAAGGAAATatgacagatttttttttttttttttttaagttgatataACAAACGTGGaaatcaaaaaaatgaaaaaataaaataaaataaaaaaaaatttttttttttttggttaaaagacGATTTTATATAACTCAAAACATTACATCAAGATCAGTACAGACTCTGTTAAAGAAGACACCATTACAATCATCTTCCAAAGCCTTAGCTAAGTCCACAGGCGGACTAGCAAACAACATGTATTCTTGTTCTTAGTCAGCCCCTATTCTAGCCATCAAATCCGCGCAACGATTAGCCTCACAGTAACAATGTTTCAGCTGAACTTGCTGAAATCCAGTCAGCAGTTGCCTACAGTCGTCCAAAATGGGAGATATAATTTGATTTACATAGGCAGAATTTTTAATGACATCCACAATCACTTTGGCATCTATCTCAACAATAAGGTAAGAGATATTCAAACTACTACACAACAAAAGACCATCCCTTAGCCCCCATAATTCAGCAGCAAAACTATTAGTAGCTCCTACATGCCTAGTGAATCCGGCAACCCAACTCCCATGCTCATCTCTCACTACCCCTCCACATCCGGCCTGCTCCATACACCCAATAACTGAACCATCAGTGTTCAATTTTTTCCATCCCAAAGGAGGCTTCTCCCACCTGATTCTCTTGCTGGTTCTTCGGACTGGGCTGCGAGGAGAAGAGACACAGTACATAAACTCAACAGCTTGATTAGAAATCTCCCTATACAGGTTCGGATTAGGGGTCTTTCtattgaaaacaaaagaatttctGCTcttccaaatgcaccacatagCAAAATTAAACATAACTCTCCAAGGAGGCTTCCCTTGGATAGGACTACATCCCACATTTCCATTATTTTGCAGCCACTTGTGCAGATTGGTCCTCCAAAAAACACCATTATTTCCCTTCACACCCAGCTGATACCATATATGTTTTACTCTTGGACAATCTCTAAGAGCATGCAAAATAGTTTCCGGCTCTCTTAGGCAAACGGGACACCCTCCATCATCCCCAAAACCTCTTCTAGTAAGGCACGTTTTTACTCCTATGCTATTATGAACACATCTCCATAGGAAAGTCTTAATTTTAGGGAGCATATCTaatttccaaatccaatttGCATCTATAATACCCACATCCTCCACCTCATCCACCTCTCTAGCAAAAGAATAGGCACTTTTGAGATCAAAACAACCTCTAGCATTACCTCTCCATCCTAACCTATCCCTTCCTCCATCCCCTACGGAAATAGGAATGGCTTGGATGATCGATTTAATTTCAGGGGTAAGCTCAAAGGGAATTCGACTCCAATCCCAACCTCCACTTACCAAAACATCTTTAATCTTCCAATGGCTTGCTTCACGGGTTAAAGGACCATGAATGAGGCTACGGATAGGACCTTTACATGTCCAATTATCCAGCCAAAAGCTAAGAGTGCTGCCTCTATGAACCACCCACATGCTTCCTTTGTTAAAAGTTTCCCTACCCTTCTTGATGGCCCTCCAAATCTGAGAACAAGGCAGCCTATCCATATTAACAGCATTTAATCTCCTGTTGCTACAATACTTTCTTTTTAGCACTCTCACCCATAGAGCATCATCTTCCGTATGAAACCTCCAATTCAATTTAGCAAGGAGCACAGTGTTTCTACCCTTCGCCTCTTGCAAACCCAGCCCACCTTCTTCTTTAGTCTTTGTTACTTTTTGCCAACCaacccaatgaattttcctaGTAGTCTCCGATGAGCCCCACAAGAAATTTCTATTAACCCGGTCTATACCATCCAAGATTCTTCCTGGTAAGTAAGTGCCTTGCATGACATACGAAGGGATAGTTGATGAGGAAGCTTGAATCAAAACAGCCCGGCCAGCCAGAGAGAGCAAATTAGCTTTCCACCCGGCCAATTTTTGCTTGACTCTATccaagataaaattaaaatcttgaGTGGTGGAACCCGGATGCTTTATGGGAAACCCAAGGTATCTACCAAGAGAGGGCATGGAAGCAAAACCAAGAATGTCACAAAGTGATTCTCTTGTATCCCTATCCACATTGGGAGAGAAATACACTCTAGATTTGGTAATGCTCACTGATTGCCCCGACATGCTACAAAATTCATCTAAAACATCTCTAATAACAGCACACCTCCTCCCATCAGCCCTCCCAAATAACACCAAATCATccgcaaaaaataaatgcgaaaaggATGGCCCACTTTGAGAAGCCTTTACAGGCTGCCATAATTTTggctcacatttttcttggatAAGTTGGTCAAGGAAGTCCATACACAAAATAAACAAGTATGGGGAGAGAGGGTCCCCTTGCCTAATCCCTCTAGATGGATAAATGGGGTCTAAAGTTTCTCCATTCACCAATATCGAGGTCGAAACTGTAGAAACACAGCTCATAATAATATCAATTAGATCAGCGGGCAAATTTGCTCTAATAAGCATGCATCTTATAAAGCTCCACTCAAGCTTGTCATACGCTTTCTCTAAATCCACTTTAATGGCCATAAACCCTACTTTCCCCTTCTTTTTGCTAAGGGTATGA
This genomic stretch from Quercus robur chromosome 4, dhQueRobu3.1, whole genome shotgun sequence harbors:
- the LOC126722588 gene encoding uncharacterized protein LOC126722588, which produces METKIRGERAREITNRLPFDGAIHTKTIGYAGGLWLLWNSDRVEITTLANTKQGIHTMVKVRNSDFSWLFTAIYASPRIAERHILWENLIKVAEMHDMPWVLAGDFNEPLMEGDKIGGRAVSVSRSLLFKECLDKCSMIDIGFAGPRFTWTNKRNVQALIQERIDRFFVNPSWCLMFPEAKVVHLTRCHSDHCPVLLDMQPRVNAIRKKPFKFQTCWLSNPTFPNIVSQAWRHYPMLADAIASFTREAEKWNKMKFGNVFARKNNIMARLNGIQQAVAIKPSNSLLNLESELLKELDNVLNQEEEIWALKSRVNWMIQVYSSSLSSASWSIPFTTTWQGILSDEERVSISGVASVEEIKNALWSLKAFKAPGPNGLHAGFFHRFWLIVGNSVIDLVKKVFVERKVPEFLNRTHIVLIPKIQGPETLGNYRPISLCNTVYKVITKIIVARLRPFLEKIISPLQAAFVPGRKGIDNAIIVQEIVHTLSKKKGKVGFMAIKVDLEKAYDKLEWSFIRCMLIRANLPADLIDIIMSCVSTVSTSILVNGETLDPIYPSRGIRQGDPLSPYLFILCMDFLDQLIQEKCEPKLWQPVKASQSGPSFSHLFFADDLVLFGRADGRRCAVIRDVLDEFCSMSGQSVSITKSRVYFSPNVDRDTRESLCDILGFASMPSLGRYLGFPIKHPGSTTQDFNFILDRVKQKLAGWKANLLSLAGRAVLIQASSSTIPSYVMQGTYLPGRILDGIDRVNRNFLWGSSETTRKIHWVGWQKVTKTKEEGGLGLQEAKGRNTVLLAKLNWRFHTEDDALWVRVLKRKYCSNRRLNAVNMDRLPCSQIWRAIKKGRETFNKGSMWVVHRGSTLSFWLDNWTCKGPIRSLIHGPLTREASHWKIKDVLVSGGWDWSRIPFELTPEIKSIIQAIPISVGDGGRDRLGWRGNARGCFDLKSAYSFAREVDEVEDVGIIDANWIWKLDMLPKIKTFLWRCVHNSIGVKTCLTRRGFGDDGGCPVCLREPETILHALRDCPRVKHIWYQLGVKGNNGVFWRTNLHKWLQNNGNVGCSPIQGKPPWRVMFNFAMWCIWKSRNSFVFNRKTPNPNLYREISNQAVEFMYCVSSPRSPVRRTSKRIRWEKPPLGWKKLNTDGSVIGCMEQAGCGGVVRDEHGSWVAGFTRHVGATNSFAAELWGLRDGLLLCSSLNISYLIVEIDAKVIVDVIKNSAYVNQIISPILDDCRQLLTGFQQVQLKHCYCEANRCADLMARIGAD